The region GCGAATGCCACATTTGGACTGAATCCACATCTTTTCTCTTAAATCTGGACGATTTTTTAGGACAAGACCTAACAGTTCTTCACAACGACCACGACCATAAATATCAGCCAAGTCAAAAGCATTGATTCCAACAGAAAGTGCTGTTTCTACAAGCTCTTCAACTTCTTTTACAGACTTATCTTTTATTCTCATCATTCCGAGAACAATTTCTGATAATTCTTTGTCATCTTGACCAAGAGTTATGTATCTCATCAAATTTTTCTCCTTTAATTTCTACCATTCTTCCCTTCATTATATCAAAAAATCGCTTTGCAACGGCTTTTTGACTATGATTCTCCTATTATTTTACGGGATATCACTTGACTTTACTTTATAGTAATAAAAATCTTCATCATAATTTTCAGCTGATTGAGTAATAATTAAGCGTGGCCGTGAGCTATCTGATTGATCACCCATTGGATTGTTTAAAACCTTTTTTAAACAATCCAATAGCAGCACTTGTATGACCACTTTGTAAACTAACATACGGAACACTGCTCTTCTTAGATGAATCTTTGATTACTTTAATCCTATTTCCATCCCCAGTTGTTCCATCAGAATTAATTATCAATTCATTTCCGCGACCATTCCTCCATGTTCCAACAAGTGTTGAAATATCGCCATTTTCTATAGCTTCAATATCTAAATCTATCTCTGTAGAACTAATACTGTTATACTTTTCCCACCACTCTTCTTTGTAAGGTTTTAAATAAGTCTTCCCATAAAATACTCTGTTCTCTGTTACTCTATCATTATCTGGCCCAACTTCATTAGCAGGAATAAATGTTAAAGTTAATTCTTGACCAATAGTTGCGTTTTTATTATCCTCTACAAAATACACTTCATAGTAATCATTAATTTTTTTCGGTGTTTTACTTTTATCCAACTTAAATTGTGCATGAGTAGAGCCACTCCAGAAAATCCAATTCCCATCTTGATAAGACACTCTTGGAAAAACAGAAGTTATCCCTTTATAGTAATCTTCTCTTTTATACCCATACAAAGTAAAATTAGAGTCTACTATTGCTTTTTCTAAATAGTCATTAGAATATGTCCCTTTAAAATCGCTTAAATCACCTTGAAGAATGCCATCCTTATTATTTTTAAAATAATCACTATTATTAGCAAATACCATCTCATGATTTTTATTTCCATCAGATAAGGTGATTACCTTTAAAATTTTAGACGAATCGTCTACATTATTAACTGAAATAGATATTTTAAAATCCTTATTTCCGTCTGACTTATTAAATTCTGTAACAGAAGACCTATTGTTGCCATCTTCTTTCCAATCCGTAGAAAAATCTCCAAATACATTACCTTCGTCTGTATTATATGAAATTCTCCAATTCTGATTATTCTTAGTAACAGTAGCTTTCTCACCTGTAGAAGACACATAATCTCCCGATAAATCTAAAAAGTCTGACTTTATAATTTCCTCCGTATTTAGTTGTTTTTTCTGAGCATCACTCTCTTTATGATTCCCATACAAGAAAAACCAAACTAAACCTGTTAAAAGAGAAATAATCCCAAAAGATATAAATATTTTCTTCATTCTAAACTCCAATATATATAAAATATTTCCTTCATTTTACTATATTGCTAAAAAACTATCAAGGTAAATTATAAATAACAAAAAACCGCTTTGCAACGGCTTTTTGACTATATTTCACTCCATTTTATCTTCTTAAACCCACGGAACAAGACAAAGATTCCAATAAAGAGGATAGCTAAAGGAATAACTTTTGTAAGAAAAACATTTGAAATTCCCATCCACTCATAGTAACGGAGCAGAGAGCCTACAATAAGGTGGGCAACAATCATACTGACAAAGGGACGAAAAATCGGTTCTTTCCAATTCCAAATACTGATGACCAGCGAAATCGTAAAGACAGATAAACTATCCCAGGGAGCAGGAAGATAAAAGGCTCCTTCTTGTATGAAGCTTGCCATTCCTACATATCCCAGAACAACTAGCAGAACAAGAATCCCAACGACAACATAGGTGCCAATTTTCATTTTAGGAGAATCTTGGACTAAACTTCTTCGTAAAATTGTAGCCACAAGCCCAAATCCGACCAGAAAAAGAAGAAGTTGGCCTAAAAACGTAAGCAAATTGACTGTTAAGAGAGGACCTTTAGAAAAATCACCTAATAGTTGATAGTAGCGTAATACTGCTAAAACAAGAATTGGCGTCAAAAGGGACTCTTTGATAGAACTGCGAGGTGCTTCCTTGAGCATCTCTTTCATTATTTTTTTAGGATTCTTACCTAGATAATCTTCTGCACTCATGCCATCTCGTTCTGCTTCTGAGAAATCAAGCATCATCAAATAAATCTGCTCTCTGAGATAGTCCTCATCATAGAGAAATCCAGCAAGATTAAAACTATCCCACAGTTCCTCAAAATACTGCTGATTCTCCTCAGAAAACTGATGTAACAAAGCGCTTGTTTCTTCATAATACTTTATTTTCTTCATGGTTTTCCCCCCTTCTTAATCCCTTCTACTTTTTGACTCAAATCGTCCCATTGTTGCCAAAAGACCGAGACACGCTCTTCTCCTTCTTTGGTTAACGAAAAATACTTCCGATCTGGACCATCTGGAGACGGACGCATGTCGCCTCTTATCCATTGATTTTTTTCTAACTTTTGCAACAAAGGATAAATAGTTCCTGGAACGATAGTATCAAATCCAGCCTCTCGCAAAGTCTGAACCAACTCATAACCATACCGCTCTTTTTGACCAATCATATCCAAGACACAACCTTCAAGAACACCTTTTAATAGTTGAGTTTCCTTCATTCCTTCTCCCTTCTAATCTATTCTGTAATACCTACTAGTAGCTTCATCTATAATATACCACTTTCACACTAGTTTGTAAAGCATAATAGTTAAATAAAAAAACGACAACCACTTTTCAGCAGTTATCGTTGCTTATCTTTTAATCTTTTCCACCAAGTCGGCTATTGATATTCATCATGATACTAGCTATTTTTTCACCCCAGTACGGATCTGATGCATAGCGAACATTCATTCCTGTCGCTTTATTTCCAAGGTGATCTCTTCCACGGTCAATATAGTTCTCACGAATCCACTTGGCCGCACCAAGAATTCCTTTATCTACATCATCAAATTTCTTAGCTGAATCATAGGGACTAGTATCGTAAGCAGCTATTCCGAAGAAGTTATTTTTATCATTAGCAATTTGGCTTCGTCCCCAAGCACTTTCTAGCGCACTATGAGCCATTAAATAGAGGGCATTGACACCATAACGTTTTTCAGCTTCTTTAAAAATTGCTCCTTTACCAGCAAGACGGCTGTCTCGGATATTCATCATCGAATAAACTCTATTTAATTCATCCGCACTATAGTTGGTTGGTTCAGTTAAATTCTTGAAAAGGAAACGATTTTTGATAGTAAACCCATCGAAATGTTCTCCATCCTTTGAATAATACTTCTTACCAATTTTCATAGCTGAAGTATGTGGAGCTACCCGAATACTAGTGTATGGAGACAGTTCATGATATAGGAATCTTCCGTCAGTAGTATAGTGAGGAATAAACTCACTTCCTTCCTCAACTAAAGCCAAATCACTTTGATTCATATAACCAGACAAGCCTGATATTGAAATAGCTAGACGACTACCCTTGCTTTTAGAGCCATCATGGGTCACAATACTTCCCTGATTGACATAGCTCAAAATATCTCCTGATTCGCTATAAATATAGGCTGTGATTGGTTTAACCTTAAAATATTTGGGGCTTTGAATCCACTTTCCATCACTCTGGAAGAAATACTCTTTATTTTTGATGTTAAAACCACCAGTAACATAACTTCCATCTTCTTTTAGGTAGTACCATGCATTGTAGTTAGGATCAAAAATCCATTCATTCTTGGCCATATAACCACCAGATTTGAGGTAATAATCACCAATCCATTCATGTGAAGCATAAGCACCACCTGATTTTAGGTAAAACCAGCTATTATAAGATTTATCAAAAATCCATTCTTTTTCAGCCATTGCTCCACTATTTTTTAGATAGTAAGCATTTTTCCACTGATTACTGGCCATCACACCATCATTATTAAAATAATACCATGTGCCCTTAATTTTTTCCCATTTATTACGAAGGATCTTTCCTGAATCTGTAGCATAATACCATTTATCAGTAATCTTTACCCAAGCATTTTGAACCATCGCCCCACTACTATTAAGAAGATAATCGTTCACTAGAGCATTGCTAGCCATGACTCCATCTTGGTTGAAGTAATACCAAACATTGCCAATTTTTTCCCATCTATTACGAACAATCTTTCCTGAATCTGTAGCATAATACCATTTATCAGCAATTTTCACCCAGGAATTTTCTACCATTGCTCCACTAGTATGAAAAGCATAGTCATTAACAATTCTATTGCTGGCCATGATTCCGTGTTGATCAAAGAAATACCAGACACTCGCAATCTTTTTCCAGTTTTTGATTGGTTGATTATTCTCATAAAAAAGCCATTTCCCATGCTCTTTCTGCCAACCATTCTTATGAGATTCTTCAACTTTTTCTTTATTTGAAATAGCCTCTTTTTTAGAATTATTTTCTTTTACAACAACTGGTTCTTTCTTTTTTTCCGTCTTTTCAGTTTCATTCTTTGTATTTTCAACAACTTTTTTCTCTTCTGATGCTGGTGTCTGATTTTTATCTTTAGAAGACTGATTTTTGTCCACAGAGTGACTCTTATTCGTCGTTTGACTTTGGTCCGTTGTTTTACTATCTTCAGCAGAGACTGATGTTGTGGGCACAATTGCCAATGCAAGAACTGCTGTACTTACAAGTAGTATTCTCTTCATTTTGCTCCCCTAAGTAGATATTCATCTACATCATTCGTAATTAACTTTATTTTAACATAGTTAAAATATGAAAATATTACAAAATGATGAAAATTATGTGTCTTATTGACGATAATGATACCCTAGCTTATCTAAGGCTGGCTTTTACTTCCTTGCGGAGATTTTCCAGACTACTAATGCCGTATTTGTCCATAACCTTTGGTAGATTTTCGATGATATCAGGACAGGCATAAGGATTGGTAAAGTTGGCTGTTCCAACTCCGATAGCAGAGGCTCCAGCCAGGTACATTTCTAGGGCAGTTTCTGCCGAATCCACTCCTCCCATTCCAATAATAGGCAGGTCTGTTGTTTGGGCTACTTGGCGGATGAGTTTGAGGGCTACTGGAAAGACTGCTGGACCAGACATTCCACCTGTTCCATTGGCCAAGATTGGTTTTCTGGTTTTTAGGTCAAAGCGCATACCAACTAGAGTATTGATCATGGTCAAGCCACTTGCCCCCGCATCTTCTGCAGCTTTTGCGACTGTGACAATATCCGTCACACTAGGAGTCAGTTTGACATAAACTGGCACATCAGAGGCTTCCACAGCCGCTTTCACCACATCATAAGCTAAATCTGGATCTTGACCAATCAAAAGACCGTGATTACAGTGGTCAACATTGGGGCAAGAAATATTGAGCTCAATAGCCTTTACATTAGCTGCCTTGGAAATTCCTCGAGAAACAGCAGCATACTCTTGTTTTGAAAAACCAGCTACATTGGCAATAATAGGAAGATTTGGATATTCTCTTTCCAGCCAAGTTAGCTTTTCGGCCAAAACAACTTCCAAACCCGGATTTTGCAAACCGATTGCATTGAGCATACCAGCGGGAGTTTCTGCCACCCTTGGAGTTGGATTGCCAAAACGTGGTTCAAGTGTTGTCGCCTTGATCATAATAGAACCTAAAAGGTCTAAATCATAGTACTTGGCATACTCTTGTCCAAAACCAAAACAGCCTGATGCTGGAATGATCGGATTTTTCAAATCCAAACCAGGTAGAGAAACTTGTAAACGATTTGTAGTCATGATTTTCTCCTTATAATACAACAGTTCCTGTTCGGAAAACAGGACCATCTTCACAGACGCGTTGGCTGACCGTCTCGCTTTCTGGCACTTTTAGGACACAGGCATAGCAAGCCCCCATCCCACAAGCCATACGAGATTCCAGAGATAGATAGGCTCTTGGGTGGTCATAAAAGTTTTGATTGATATACTTCATCATGCCAGGCGCCCCACATGAATAAACAGCATCAAACTGACTGTCTAAGTCATTGATGACAACAGACACATTTCCTTTAATGCCATA is a window of Streptococcus mitis DNA encoding:
- a CDS encoding DUF6287 domain-containing protein; this translates as MKKIFISFGIISLLTGLVWFFLYGNHKESDAQKKQLNTEEIIKSDFLDLSGDYVSSTGEKATVTKNNQNWRISYNTDEGNVFGDFSTDWKEDGNNRSSVTEFNKSDGNKDFKISISVNNVDDSSKILKVITLSDGNKNHEMVFANNSDYFKNNKDGILQGDLSDFKGTYSNDYLEKAIVDSNFTLYGYKREDYYKGITSVFPRVSYQDGNWIFWSGSTHAQFKLDKSKTPKKINDYYEVYFVEDNKNATIGQELTLTFIPANEVGPDNDRVTENRVFYGKTYLKPYKEEWWEKYNSISSTEIDLDIEAIENGDISTLVGTWRNGRGNELIINSDGTTGDGNRIKVIKDSSKKSSVPYVSLQSGHTSAAIGLFKKGFKQSNG
- a CDS encoding PadR family transcriptional regulator — encoded protein: MKETQLLKGVLEGCVLDMIGQKERYGYELVQTLREAGFDTIVPGTIYPLLQKLEKNQWIRGDMRPSPDGPDRKYFSLTKEGEERVSVFWQQWDDLSQKVEGIKKGGKP
- a CDS encoding glucosaminidase domain-containing protein, producing MKRILLVSTAVLALAIVPTTSVSAEDSKTTDQSQTTNKSHSVDKNQSSKDKNQTPASEEKKVVENTKNETEKTEKKKEPVVVKENNSKKEAISNKEKVEESHKNGWQKEHGKWLFYENNQPIKNWKKIASVWYFFDQHGIMASNRIVNDYAFHTSGAMVENSWVKIADKWYYATDSGKIVRNRWEKIGNVWYYFNQDGVMASNALVNDYLLNSSGAMVQNAWVKITDKWYYATDSGKILRNKWEKIKGTWYYFNNDGVMASNQWKNAYYLKNSGAMAEKEWIFDKSYNSWFYLKSGGAYASHEWIGDYYLKSGGYMAKNEWIFDPNYNAWYYLKEDGSYVTGGFNIKNKEYFFQSDGKWIQSPKYFKVKPITAYIYSESGDILSYVNQGSIVTHDGSKSKGSRLAISISGLSGYMNQSDLALVEEGSEFIPHYTTDGRFLYHELSPYTSIRVAPHTSAMKIGKKYYSKDGEHFDGFTIKNRFLFKNLTEPTNYSADELNRVYSMMNIRDSRLAGKGAIFKEAEKRYGVNALYLMAHSALESAWGRSQIANDKNNFFGIAAYDTSPYDSAKKFDDVDKGILGAAKWIRENYIDRGRDHLGNKATGMNVRYASDPYWGEKIASIMMNINSRLGGKD
- a CDS encoding dihydroorotate dehydrogenase; protein product: MVLFSEQELLYYKEKIMTTNRLQVSLPGLDLKNPIIPASGCFGFGQEYAKYYDLDLLGSIMIKATTLEPRFGNPTPRVAETPAGMLNAIGLQNPGLEVVLAEKLTWLEREYPNLPIIANVAGFSKQEYAAVSRGISKAANVKAIELNISCPNVDHCNHGLLIGQDPDLAYDVVKAAVEASDVPVYVKLTPSVTDIVTVAKAAEDAGASGLTMINTLVGMRFDLKTRKPILANGTGGMSGPAVFPVALKLIRQVAQTTDLPIIGMGGVDSAETALEMYLAGASAIGVGTANFTNPYACPDIIENLPKVMDKYGISSLENLRKEVKASLR